From a region of the Oryza sativa Japonica Group chromosome 6, ASM3414082v1 genome:
- the LOC4341126 gene encoding uncharacterized protein, producing MSSSASCLAPPPLRLPCSSSSSPSPAAAARFGSRRRAVAAAAPAKGWRLVRVSCFRQEDVPTTSDDGPGFEHISRPESSRGAEASGEEGEGEGEGSSGQRERGSGERDDWFLRAQEIKRNLRERIFRFQTQRWTVPWTGKTIAQVMILWIATFWFVGSWIVPFLAHAAGFSKESLTHRGQALYSLLTDITEGLAGIAILHHCLGRFRPLPPGWFEFNLKGRWYLDVALGCLLFPLVNFLSHININLIPMSSGPVPGVSSVEQSIVARDPVAMVLYAVVVTVCAPIWEEIVFRGFLLPSLTRYMPLPWSILVSAAAFALAHFNAQRVMPLVFLGVVMGGVFARSRNLLASMVLHSLWNGFVFLDLMK from the exons atgtcctcctccgcctcctgcctcgcccctccccctcttcgtctcccgtgctcctcctcctcctccccctctcccgccgccgccgcgaggttCGGTTCTCGGAGGAGGGCGGTAGCCGCGGCTGCTCCGGCCAAG GGATGGAGGCTGGTGCGCGTCTCCTGCTTCAGGCAGGAGGATGTCCCGACGACGTCTGACGACGGGCCCGGCTTCGAGCACATCTCGCGGCCGGAGAGCTCGCGGGGCGCGGAGGCgagtggggaggagggggaaggggaaggggaaggctCGAGCGGGCAGCGTGAGCGCGGTTCCGGGGAAAGGGATGATTGGTTCCTCAGAGCGCAAGAG ATAAAGAGAAATTTACGAGAAAGAATATTCAGATTTCAGACTCAACGATGGACTGTACCTTGGACCGGAAAAACCATTGCTCAG GTCATGATTTTATGGATTGCCACATTTTGGTTTGTGGGTTCCTGGATAGTGCCATTTTTGGCTCATGCTGCTGGCTTTAGCAAGGAATCATTGACACATAGGGGCCAAGCACTCTATAGCCTCTTGACGGACATAACTGAAGGCCTTGCTGGAATTGCTATTCTTCACCATTGTCTTGGTAGAtttcgtccccttcctccaggcTGGTTTGAGTTCAATTTGAAGGGCAGATGGTATTTGGATGTAGCGTTGGGGTGCCTGTTATTCCCGCTGGTCAATTTTCTCTCTCACATCAACATCAACCTAATACCAATGTCATCAGGGCCAGTCCCTGGGGTTTCCAGTGTAGAACAGTCCATTGTGGCCCGTGATCCAGTGGCGATGGTTTTGTATGCTGTGGTGGTCACTGTATGTGCACCTATATGGGAAGAGATTGTGTTCCGAGGTTTCCTCCTTCCATCTCTAACGCGTTACATGCCACTTCCATGGTCAATCCTGGTAAGCGCTGCAGCTTTTGCACTGGCACACTTCAATGCACAGAGGGTTATGCCTTTGGTTTTTCTTGGTGTTGTGATGGGAGGGGTCTTTGCAAGATCACGCAACTTGTTGGCGTCAATGGTGTTGCACAGCCTATGGAACGGTTTTGTGTTCTTGGATTTGATGAAGTGA